AGAGTCCGCATGGAATTCAATCTCGAAGGAAAGATGTTTCGGTCCGTCACAAATACGGAGAATGGGGAAGTCGGTGCTGACACGCTATTTAGCTATCATCAGCGAGAAAGCGTCGTCTGGGCCGAGTATGAAGGCGGCGACGTAGTTAAGGGCCAACTTGTGGCAAACGTGTTGGCGTCGGGCCAGCTCGATATGCGCTATCACCATATAAATCGGCGTGGTGAAATAATGATTGGCAAGTGCTTATCAACTCCAGAGTTACTGAGTGGCGGCAAAATTCGGTTCAAAGAAGAGTGGCAGTGGTTGTCCGGTGACATGTCGTCGGGCTACTCAGAAATAGTCGAGCAATAAATGCATAACCAGGCGTTCAACGCGGACA
The sequence above is drawn from the Sulfuriferula thiophila genome and encodes:
- a CDS encoding n-acetylglutamate synthase, with product MEFNLEGKMFRSVTNTENGEVGADTLFSYHQRESVVWAEYEGGDVVKGQLVANVLASGQLDMRYHHINRRGEIMIGKCLSTPELLSGGKIRFKEEWQWLSGDMSSGYSEIVEQ